In a single window of the Papaver somniferum cultivar HN1 chromosome 8, ASM357369v1, whole genome shotgun sequence genome:
- the LOC113305471 gene encoding BTB/POZ and MATH domain-containing protein 3-like: MVFYPDGFDKASKEYVSLFIKLVGSLGEVRALYGFELLDKTGKGKYGVYGYRDESPTTFKSGSTWGYPKFMKRFAVETYLKDDCLSIHCTVGVVQTRVEEGKRCVIPVPPSDMIQNLKGLLESGVGSDITFQAMLLFLYSDELPKAHEFSDSDSVCTLTTLMQHLLAAADRFDISRLKLMCEAKLCEDIDADTVADSLSLTERYQCQELKTVCLNFAAKPENLGEVMKSDGYSHVEKWCPSLLTDFLKKCMRL; the protein is encoded by the exons ATGGTTTTTTATCCCGACGGCTTTGATAAAGCTAGCAAGGAGTATGTATCCTTGTTCATTAAGCTAGTCGGCAGCCTCGGAGAAGTTAGGGCATTGTATGGGTTCGAACTACTGGACAAAACTGGAAAAGGGAAGTATGGTGTTTATGGATATCGTGACGAATCTCCAACAACGTTTAAATCAGGAAGCACATG GGGATATCCGAAGTTTATGAAAAGGTTCGCGGTGGAGACATATCTCAAGGATGATTGCCTTAGCATTCACTGTACAGTTGGAGTAGTGCAAACTCGTGTCGAAGAGGGGAAACGTTGTGTTATTCCTGTACCTCCATCAGATATGATTCAAAATCTTAAGGGTTTGCTGGAATCTGGAGTTGGTTCTGATATTACTTTTCAA GCAATGTTGTTATTTTTGTACTCAGATGAACTTCCTAAAGCACATGAATTTTCTGATTCAGATTCTGTTTGCACTTTGACTACACTTATGCAACATCTCTTAGCTGCAGCCGATCGCTTTGATATTTctcgattgaaactcatgtgcgAGGCAAAATTATGTGAAGATATAGATGCAGATACAGTGGCAGACTCTCTGTCCCTAACAGAACGATACCAATGCCAGGAATTGAAAACTGTATGCCTAAACTTTGCAGCTAAACCAGAAAATTTAGGAG AGGTTATGAAGTCTGATGGGTATTCACATGTGGAGAAGTGGTGTCCCTCATTATTAACAGATTTTTTGAAGAAGTGCATGCGGTTGTAG
- the LOC113305470 gene encoding protein MEI2-like 4 → MSPSAYYYHEATLPPPSPQQLLNSIYPNPPSLPVTPDQLCNQKPSSYYSPLPFSRPTPPPPHHHHQQQPLPVSGKTQEYSWLMQQISTNKKTTKTISTTVMMRILILLSLMMFCLPKHSREMLMEIVDKHCIEENKKAMSNHHQDDILSEYDFLYLPIDFMNTRNLGYAFVNFTTCIAAMRFYKSFDNLSWMEKCSLTHLRSARLVPQEFRARMHM, encoded by the exons ATGTCTCCATCTGCTTACTACTATCACGAAGCaactcttcctcctccttcgccTCAGCAACTCTTGAACTCCATTTATCCCAACCCCCCATCACTTCCTGTAACTCCTGATCAACTCTGTAATCAGAAACCTTCATCTTACTACTCTCCCTTGCCATTCTCTCGaccaacaccaccacctccacatcatcatcatcaacaacaaccacTTCCTGTTTCTGGTAAAACACAAGAGTATTCCTGGCTGATGCAACAGATAAGTACTAATAAGAAGACAACTAAAACTATTAGTACTACTGTTATGATGAGAa TATTAATATTATTATCACTGATGATGTTTTGTTTACCAAAACACAGCAGGGAGATGCTCATGGAAATAGTGGACAAACACTGTATAGAAGAGAACAAGAAAGCAATGTCCAATCATCACCAGGATGATATTCTTTCTGAATATGACTTCCTCTACTTGCCTATAGATTTCAT GAATACTCGCAACTTAGGTTACGCTTTTGTCaacttcacaacttgtattgctGCCATGAGATTTTACAAATCTTTTGACAACTTAAGCTGGATGGAAAAATGTTCATTGACTCACCTAAGATCTGCAAGATTAGTCCCGCAAGAATTCAG GGCAAGGATGCACATGTAG
- the LOC113304784 gene encoding BTB/POZ and MATH domain-containing protein 3-like produces the protein MSLKRPRVSESNHEISKSIYESVKGSHEYDIKGYSLTRGTGVGKSITSGRFTVAGYGWKILFYPDGANLSVSIKLKSPGEVRAWLELKLLDQTGNGQYDRPTTLYKLKRGGSMGYKRSALEASSFLKDDCLKFHCTIGVVRTRVGNGKRYVIPVPPPDMIQNLKVLLESKIGSDITFEVGNEFFRAHKVILAARSPVFRAQFFGLVGNPDMEIVVIKEVDPFAFKAMLLFLYSDELPETHELSDSDPLCTPTTIVQHLLAVADRFGLARLKLMCEEKLYEDLTADTVENTLAIADVYNCTELKTVCLSFAARPENLEEVMKSDGYADLFTSAAMDKN, from the exons ATGTCACTAAAAAGGCCGAGAGTTTCAGAGTCTAATCACGAGATTTCAAAATCGATTTATGAATCCGTGAAAGGTTCTCATGAGTATGATATTAAAGGATATTCTCTAACAAGGGGAACGGGAGTTGGTAAATCGATCACCAGTGGCAGATTCACAGTTGCTGGTTATGGTTGGAAGATCCTTTTTTATCCAGACGGCGCTAATCTATCCGTGAGTATTAAGCTAAAAAGCCCTGGAGAAGTTAGGGCATGGCTTGAACTGAAACTACTGGATCAAACCGGAAATGGTCAATATGATCGTCCTACAACTCTATACAAGTTAAAAAGAGGAGGCTCAAT GGGATATAAGAGGTCGGCGTTGGAGGCCTCAAGCTTTCTCAAGGATGATTGCCTTAAATTTCATTGTACAATCGGAGTAGTGCGAACTCGTGTTGGAAACGGGAAACGTTATGTTATTCCCGTACCTCCACCAGATATGATTCAGAATCTCAAGGTTTTGCTGGAATCTAAAATTGGTTCCGATATTACTTTTGAGGTTGGCAATGAATTCTTCAGAGCCCATAAGGTGATTCTTGCAGCTCGATCCCCTGTATTTAGAGCTCAGTTTTTTGGACTAGTGGGCAATCCAGACATGGAAATAGTAGTCATTAAAGAGGTTGATCCTTTTGCATTTAAG GCCATGTTGCTATTTTTGTACTCGGATGAACTTCCCGAAACACATGAACTTTCTGATTCAGATCCTCTTTGCACTCCAACTACAATCGTGCAACATCTGTTAGCTGTAGCAGATCGCTTTGGCCTTGctcgattgaaactcatgtgtgaggAAAAATTATATGAAGATCTAACTGCAGATACTGTGGAAAATACACTGGCCATAGCAGATGTCTACAACTGCACGGAACTGAAAACTGTCTGCCTAAGCTTTGCAGCTAGACCAGAAAATTTAGAAG AGGTTATGAAGTCAGATGGGTACGCAGATTTATTTACTAGTGCAGCAATGGATAAAAATTGA
- the LOC113304785 gene encoding uncharacterized protein LOC113304785 gives MASCVSAAADRQTLPPSPWQFSCDLEVNYGSGENAFIVCAAITVDAELQPDKVRRVMTVTDGKLSVHFEAVEARFLRASYSSFVDVLTLATKTIEEFGPGMQL, from the exons ATGGCTTCAtgtgtctctgctgctgctgatcgaCAAACTCTTCCTCCTTCTCCATGGCAGTTCAGCTG TGATTTGGAAGTCAATTATGGGTCTGGTGAGAATGCTTTCATAGTATGTGCAGCAATAACTGTTGATGCGGAG CTGCAACCTGACAAAGTGAGAAGGGTGATGACTGTGACAGATGGAAAACTTTCAGT ACATTTTGAGGCAGTTGAAGCAAGGTTTCTGCGAGCATCATACAGTTCATTTGTTGACGTTCTTACACTTGCAACGAAGACTATTGAAGAATTTGGGCCAGGGATGCAGTTGTGA